TCCTATATTACCAAGGTAcacttgtcaaaactaagaaaccaacactaacattactattaactattcTTCAGACTGTATTTGGATTTTATCAGTTTCTGCATCCATGATCTTTTTCTGTCCCAGATCCAGCACAAGACAGCACATTGCACTTAAtcatcatgtctctttagtctcccctgtcttgttttttttaccccactctttttttgatttttttcccatataggccattacagagtattgagtagagttccctgtgctatacagtaggtccttattagttttctgttttatatatagtagtgtgtatatgtcaatcccaatcttccagtttatccctcccccttaccccttggtaaccataagtttgttttctacatctgtaactctttctgttttgtagataagttcatttgtacctttttttagattccacatataagtgatatcatatgatatttgtctttctctgtctgacttactttactcagtatgacaatctctaggtccatccatgttgctgcaaatggcattatttcattcttttttatggctgagtaatattccattgtgtatatgtaccacatcttctttatccattcctctgtcgatggacattaaggttgcttccatgtcctggctattgtaaatagtactgcaatgaacattggggtgcatgtatcttttcaaattatagttttctccagatatatgcccaggagtgggattgctggattatatggtagctctatttttagttttttaaggaacctccatgctcttctccatagtggctgtaccagtttacgttcccaccaacagtgcatgagggtccccttttctccacaccctctccagcatttactgtttgtagatttcttgatgatggccattctgactggtgtgaggtggtacctcactgtagttttgatttgcatttctctaataattagtaatgttgagcatcttttaatgtgctttttagccatctgtatatcttctttggagaaatgtctatttagatcttccacccatttttgaattgggttgtttttttttttttatattgagctgcatgagcggtttgtatattttggagattaatcccatgtcggttgcttcatttgcaaatattttctcccattctgagggtttctCCGGTCTTGTTTTTTTACCACTTTGACACTTTTgcggagtactggtcaggtattttggaGAACTcctctcaatttgggtttgccTGATGTCTTTCTCCTGAGTAGACTGTGGTTATGGATCTTTGGAAAGAATACCGTGGAGGTGCAGAGTCCTTCTTGTCACACATTTCAAGGACACATGACACCCACAGGACCTCTCTTGTGATGCTTGCCTTGATCAACTGGTTAAGGTcatgtctgccaggtttctccactgcaaAGTTACTGTTTCCCCTTTCCATACTCTACTCTTTTGAAGAAAGTCACCAAGTCCAGCTGGGCTGCGTCTTTTCAATATCTGATTGcccatatttaaaaatcataagacTTTAAAAAGATACGTACTTGGTATTCCATGCGGCAGCAATTGGCTGGCGTAGGGTAACCTCGTCTCCTTTAGACAGCGACCTATCTCTCCAGGTCACCACAGTCCCACGCAGCTCACTTCACTCCTTTCAGCTACCTGCCTGGCCCCTGTAGGCACTTGAGTTTGAGACCCCTGCCCTAGGACATCTTCCTGTAGCAGACTGCACCTGACCTGGTTAAATAGAACTTTCCATTGATACAAGGTCTTCAAGTTCCAAAATAGTGTGCTTTAACTTTGATAATAataaattgacatttaaaaataatgtttgtgCCCTTTTGGGGTAGCAGAAAGAGAAGTAGTTGAATACATTAAATTTGTTATTTATCATCATACAACTTTGGAGGGGTTGTATGAAAAACATTGCTTCAAGAGAAAATACCTCCTCATCTGTCCGCAGGGTCCTTTATAACCACGTGGTTCCACTGGAAATTTCAAAGTTCAGGGCTAAGGCTCAAATTAGCCAGCCAGTGGAGGAAACTCAGCCTCACCACTGAGATGGTTCTCCCTGAAAATGCATTTGCTTCTCAGCCCTGTTCTTTGAGATGAGAGAGATTTTTATGAGAAGCATGGAAACCTTCCGCCCACGAAGAGGATTTTAGTTAGCACAGCTCTCAGGAGGGGAGATGCTTTGTGTTGCACTGTGAGCACAGAGCTTAGGGGAGGGCATGTTTGGGTGACAATTATCTGAGCCAAATCGACCAAAGACCACGTCAACCTTtgccctctgccctcctggcGGAGCAGGCCTGAAGCCAAGCCCATTCTGACCCGCTCATGAATGTGCCCACTCGTCACGACGGTAGATGTGAACTCAGCGAGAACCTGTGGCTATCGTTTATGAATATAAATGACCGACTAATTGAGTCCTTCCTGTTTTCTAGGGGGGGCCGTCGGGGGTTTGTTAGGCGCGTGGATGACAAGTGGACAGTTTAAGCCAGTTCCTCAGATCATAATGGAGCTGCCACCTGCCGAGCAGCAGAAGCTCTTTAACGAAGCCACTGCCATCGTCAGGCACCTGGAATGGACGGACGCCGTGCAGCTGACCATGCTGGTCATGGGCAGTGAAGCCCTGCAGCAGCAGCTGCTGGCGATGCTGACCAACTATGTCACCAAGGAGCTCCGGGCGGAAGTGCAGTACGACGACTAGGCCTCCGCTCCAGGAAGCAGGGTCCCCCCGACTCGTGGAAGGTGACTGGGGAGCTGCGGGAAGCCCCACATCATCAGAATATTACCCTAAACTGTAGCGAAATCTCCTGCTGGAGAGGCTGGGGCTGTGCTATATCGTGTTCTGGAATTATTTGAGAAGATGCCGCGTTTTGTGGCCGTGTGCACCTGTGTGCCCTGACAACCCTTCAGCTGGGAAGCTGGTGAACAGTAAAGCCGTGACTGCTGCCACGTAGTGGCAGTTTTCTGAATCTCCTCTCACTCACACAGGAGCTGGAAGAAGGTCTTCACGTTCAGCCTTCTCATCTCATCACGTGAAGATGATGCCGGTACAGGCAGCCGTTGCAGGACCAGCCCTCCCTTGGGACCTAGGGGCTGTCCCCTGCTGGAATCATGTTTACCTCTTGAatgccccttccccacccagtGACTTCTGAGTGGCCTCAGGGAGGGGGCAGTTGGCCTGCTGAGTGAAGCCACAAACGTCAGTGgcacccagcccctcccccagtagCTGCCCGACTGGGCTCTCACCCTCCCAGGGGCTTGCTTTCCCCATCTGAAAAGTCATAGTAGTTCCtgagttctgttttttaaattaaatattttcagtaaattATTGCTCTTTCTGAAGTGGTAGAATCATAAACTATCTCTAAGAAATCTGTCCACCCTAAATTTCTCCTAATattgtttttgctttgctttcagaACCACAGTTTGACTAAGTGTCATCAAACTacaataaatgttttctgaacAGTCCTTTTCTCCACCTATTTGTGTAAAGTATCTCTGACATTTGAAGTTGTACACGTGGAGCACAAGGGAAGGGAAGGTATCGGATTTGTGACTTTAAAGAAGGAATGAGAGCTCCGGGTTGCAGGGCCCGCGACCTGACTTTCCAGGCTGCTGTGGCTCCCTGTACTGCCGGTGAGCACACACTGCCCCGAGCCTCCCTAGCAACCACAGGATGTCCCTTGGGTCCCAGGGACCTGGAAGGAAGcggcaccgtcctccctggggtgcaGAGGAAGGCACTCCTGCTGAGCAGAGTCAGTGTCCCGCGCCTCCGTGTGTGTAAAGAAAACTTCAGGGCAAATTAGAACCCAGGGTGATTAAGGAAGGATCAAGCTTTTATCTCAGAaaagttgctctttttttttaataaatttattatttatttatttatttatttatttatttatggctgtgttgggtctccgttgctgcgcacgggcttctcactgcggtggcttctcttgttgcggagcacaggctctaggcacgcgggcttcagtagttgtggctcgcgggcttcagtagttgcggctcactggcttcagtggttgtggctcgcgggctctagagcgcaggctcagtagttgtggcacacgggcttagttgctccgcggcatgtgggatcttcccggaccagggatcgaacctgtgtcccgtgcactggcaggtgggttcttaaccactgggccaccagggaagcccagaaaagctGCTCTTTATCTGGCCTCATCTAGCACACATCAGGTGCCCTTTACAGGCCACACTCCTGGGGTTGATGAAGCCACTTTGGTCATTTGCACTGCTTGGGTTGATGGGGGGCAGGGTGGAGTCCTTTTAGATGATTATCCTGACTCATAGAAGGTGACTGGGTAGTTATGGGGGGGCCCCACCCATTCAACTCGTGTGTTGGGTCCTACTCTGCCAGGCCCAGGGGACACAGGTGGTTCCAGCTCGGAGGTCCTGCACCAATGTCCACTGGAGTCCCTTCCCCGGCCTGCCTAGCTTTACCCTTGGGAAAACCACTCTCGGGAGGAGATGGCCTGACTCCTGACCAATTTGGGGTCAGATGAAGCAGGCCTTACAGAATAAAGTCATTGGCCTAGCCAGGTCCTGGGTGACTTGCGGTGGACTTTAGGCCCAAGAGGAGTCCAGGCCTCGAGTCTCATCTCCCCCAGGAGCTGAAAGCACTTTCCTTGCTTTCCCCTCACACTCTACTCCCAGCAACTGTGGCTTTAGTATTTCTGCAtcttctttgaaattttttcatttatttatttttgaataggtaatacaaACCTGGTACAAAACTTAGAAGACATCagaagataaaaatggaaaaggaaggtaTCCTCCTATACTGACCCCTGCTCCAGCCCCCTTTCCAGATGCAGCCACTATACCAATTTCTTGTATATTCCTTTAACTCTGTTTTTAGATAGTCATTGAATAGTATTCTTTTCTTTGTCAGTGTTTAttgctgaaaacagaaaaatccagaaaagtataatgaaataaaaaccatTAAAAGTATCACcacccatgggacttccctggtggtccagtggtaaagaatctgccttcgaATGCAGGAgacgagggtttgatccctggtcggggaactaagatcccacatgcctccaggcaactaagcccgcgtgccacaactactgagcccgcgcatctcagctagagagcccacgcgccctggagtctgcatgccacaactagaaagagagaaaacccacacgccacaactagagagaagcctgtgcaccacagctagagagaagcccgcatgccacaacgaagagcccacgcactgcaacgaaagatcccgcgtgccataactaagacccagcacagccaaaaaaaaaaaaaaaaaagtgtcaccaCCTAGAAAACCACTGTTAACAAATTTGGCATATTTTGTGCAAACCTTTTAATGCTATGTATGTGTATTTCTAACATATTTGCATCTTTAGTGTTTAGACCTTTTTGAACACTCTTACCAATTAACATTAAATAACATTTGTGATGTATTTTGAAATCTCTTGTAAACATGTGTAATGGCtttataatattccactgcactAAACCATATATACATACCTGCTGTAGTGTCTTTTTTAGGTTTTTACTATTATAGTGCTGCATTTTTGTGAACATTTTTGTGTGCatattctgttcatattttcgatTATGATAGATAGTCTGTAAGATAGATTCCTCAACgtgaaattgctggattaaaaagtatgtaatattttttaagaCTGTTGTTCTATTCGGTCAAAACTCTTTCCAGAGGGGCAGTATCAATCATTTGCTCTCCCAGCAACAGGTTTTGGGGGTGCACATCTCATCACATCCTCACCAAGAAATAGAATGAGAGTGTCTTAAAGCTCTGTTAATTTGATGGGTGATTACTGACATCTTGGTTTGAGTCATTTATCTTTGGATTATGAGTGGGGTTGACAAGGCCAGGGTGACCTCCTGGTGGCCACCTACCCAGGCGGTGCTGAGAGCCCCCGGGCCCCCATGGCCCAGGCCTAGCAGAGAGTGAGGGGGCCCTGGCCTGAGCAGAGGGCTGGCGGGGCGGTGGCGGCTTGTGGCCAGGAAGCAGCAGGGGAGTGCCAACAGCAGGAGCGTAGGGAGGCAGCCGAGGAGGAATCCTTGGTGGGGGACCCAGTAATTATACAAAGAAACCTTCTGCTCCGGGCCGGTTATTAACCTGCTTCGGGTGTTGACGTGACAGTGCCGAGCGAGATCTTTCCAGGCAGATGGTGTATTTTTAGCTAGAAtgaacttttctatttttctgtgttttggaaGTAGACACCGGGGTGTGTTGCAATGTGGGAGGACTGGGGCTCAGGGTGTGGAGGAAGGGTCCTCTCCCCGTTACTCATTGAGGGGTGCCATCTAGTGGGCAAGCGGGTgcatcctttctcttcttccctctgagCCAGTCCTGTCGAGCCTTCTCGGAGTCTCCAGCCAGGCCAGGATGTGGCTCCACAAGGATATGCTGTTTTGTGAGTTCCCcttgggagggggctggggcctTCCTGCGGTTTTAATAAGCCATGAACAGAAGATCAGCCATGTCTGCTGCAACCTTTTTGCATATAAACCAGAATGTCTCTCAGTCCTGAACAGTCAACATATGGCAGTTAAGCAATGCCAGGATTCATCTAAACCACACAGGGAAGAAGGACTCTCTGATATATTTTCAGTTTGTTGGGAGGAGATAAATGGCTTTATTCGCTGGAGATGGCATCTCGGACCATTATGATGACAGCGGGTCAGGAGGCAAAGCTTGGGCCTGGCCAGCTGCATCGCAGCCTCAGGGCTGCTAAGGTACCCCAAATGCTGGCAAATGGAAgaagttaaaaaatgtttttctaaattattgaGGTGGAAGCTATTTAATTTTTGTGGGTCTTAAGGGGAGGACTTTACTCGTTCTACAAATGAAAGGATAATATCTAGGAGTTATCTGTTACACACCAATTAGTTAGTATTAATGAATACACATGATCAAACCCAGAGCTGGCAGGGCTGTGGGAAAccaatgtatacacatacatacactccaCTGGAGAAAATACATAGTGATACAGTCTTCTGGGAGAgtgatttaaaggaaaaaagtcacAGGAACCATAAAATTGTATATACTTTCCAGCCAACCAATTTCACTTCAGGGAAAACAttacaataaaataattcaaacagaaaaaagataaagGTATTCATAGCACTGCTGTTTATGATggcaggaaaaaagggaaacaattCCGATGTTGAACAACAGGGAAATAGTTAAACTGTGTATGTGGgcaatataatggaatactaacGCCAATTTTAATAAGTAGTAAATGGGGATGGGTGTATGAAAGTCAGTGGAATTGCTCCATGCGCATTATTTGCCTTACAGCAACTTCATACTTATGTGCTTGGggggaataaagaaaaagacaagctGTAACCAGTGCTGGTGACCCCAAGGGCTTCCAATGCCTCAAGGGTGTGGCTCAGGGGAAGCGGCACAGGTGGATGAGAATCTCAGAGTGTGGGCATCTTGTGCCTGAGGGGATTCTagtgttttaaaatgtgaattactTACCTATCCGCAAACCAGGCAAGAGCCAGCCTGGTCCCCAGCTCCCTGGGGCTGCTTCTCCCAGGAACTGTTCAAGGCCACCTCACGAGCAGCGTCCTCACAAGCCTGCCCCCACAGAGGCGAGGTCCCACTGCAGCGCAAGGTTCCAAAGCACAGCCCTGAGGGGTGTTACATGTGCCCCTTGAccaaggcaggagggccagccatGTTGGGAGCTGTTTGGATACAGAGTCTTCCCTCTAAGGTCTGTCCAATACAAATATAATACAAGCCACAAACACAATTTTAGATTTTCTAGtaacctcattttttaaaagtaaaaaataaatttagtagtATACTTTAACCCAATATAGCCAAcatatattatcatttcaacacgtaatcaatagaaaagattattgagatattttccaaatttttatattatctctTCGAAACTCAGTGTATATGTCACAATTATAGCACATCTCAAATCTGACTAGCCACGTGTCAAGCCacgtgtggccagtggctaccacaTCAGGCATCACCACTCTGTAAGATACataatagaaaacataaagatgaaagatttttcttttccccgTGGGTTGCCAGTGATACAGACATGTCCCTCTAAGGGCCAGGAACCTCTTTCTGTCCCTTCTCTGTTCTGAAGTTCAGCATCTGGGCTTGTTTGTGGTCCTTGTTAGAGGTCAAGATCAGGTTGGatggtgctatggactgaattgtttctcccccaaattcacatgcagaagccctaacccccaatgtgacggcatttggagatggagcctttggaAGGTAATAAGCGTTAGGTGAGGCCATGGTGTGGGGACCCCCATCCCcacgatgggattagtgcccttgtgagaagaaacaccagagagctccctctctctctctctctctctgccatgtgaagacagggaggagagggccatttgcaagccaagagccctcaccagaacccagccatgccggcaccctgatcttggacttccagcctccacaacGGCGAGCGATACATGTCCATGGTTAGGCTGCCAGTCTGCAgcgctttgttatggcagcctgagcagactgcGGCAGGTGGGAAGCTGGAAGGGGGAGGCTTACTGGGGACCTCCCAGATCCCTGTTCTCTAACCTGATTTAGGGGCAACAGCATTTTCTCCCTGCCTTGAGATGACAACTCGACCTGGTGTGTGGGTGAAGACCCCCCTGGATGAACATCCTCATCCACTAAGAACCAGCCTTCTGTCCCAGGCACAGGTGGCCCTCAGAGGCCTTGGAGGATGGCACCCCTTAATCTCTACCCCCTCTCTGCCTGCACCTGCCAAGCTGAATGTGGCTAAAGAAAACACCTGTCCACAATGACTGGTCTCACTCAGCACCGCTGTGTTTTCCTAGTTCACTTCCTCTCCCACTGCCCCTCCTCTCCTCAGCTCCCAACCCTTCCTCCTGTGTCTTCCCTCAGGTCATGACCTTCGTTCCCTGAGAAAAGGAATTAACCAGAAGAGAATGTTCACTCCCTACATCTGTGCCCATCTTTCCTCCTGGTATTAGGAACCGCCCTTGCTCTTGACTCAGGCCAGCCCCTCCACTGGACACCagatcccaccccctccctcctgagGGCACTGCTCCAGtcattctcctccttccccctcatTGCCACGTCCCCAGCTGCACAGACCTGTCCCATCAGCGTGCACATGTGCATGATTTCtcccatattaaaaaaacaacaaaaatttcagCAAGGGTACCAGGAAAATTCAGTGGGGAATAATtgtcctttcaacaaatggttctggaacaacacataaaaaaatgaagttggatgaCCCCCTACCTTATAACATataaaacattaactcaaaatggatcatacacctaaATGTAGgagctaaaactatgaaactctaagatgaaaacataggaataactctttatgaccttggattaggcaatgggtTCTTAGATAAGACACAAAATcataagtgacaaaagaaaaaatagataaatgggacttcattaagattaaaaactttcatgcttcaaaggacaccatcaagaaagtgaaaaaacaatccacagaatgggagaaaataattgcaaatcatgtatctgataagggactactatctagaatatataaagaactctcacaactcaacaataaaaagacaaataacccaatttaaaaatggataaaggatttgaacagacatttctccaaagaagatattcatggccaataagcacgtgagaagatgctcaacatcatttgtcatcaaaaccacaatgagataccacttctccACTATTcagatggcaaaaataaaaaagacaataacaaatgttgatgagatTGGGAAGAAATGGGAACATTTGTATGTTGCtgttgggaatgtgaaatggtgcagtcactttggaaaacagttcgacagttcctcaaaatattaaacatagagttatcctatgatccagcaattccactcctaggtatatacccaagagaattgaaaacatatggccacacaaaaacttgtatacgaATGTTTATTAGCagtattttttataatagccataaagtgttaacaacccaaatgttcatcacttggtgaatggatgaacaaaacgtggcatatacattgtatataacatacaatggaatattattcggcaatAAAGAAgaattatattatgtatatactgacacatgctacaacatggatgaactttgaaaatatgctaagtgaaagagccagtcacaaaacaccacatat
Above is a window of Balaenoptera ricei isolate mBalRic1 chromosome 19, mBalRic1.hap2, whole genome shotgun sequence DNA encoding:
- the C19H19orf12 gene encoding protein C19orf12 homolog isoform X2, translated to MPVALEDIMRLLCSISEERKMRAAVRHSGRGALVTGAVAFVGGLVGGPPGLAVGGAVGGLLGAWMTSGQFKPVPQIIMELPPAEQQKLFNEATAIVRHLEWTDAVQLTMLVMGSEALQQQLLAMLTNYVTKELRAEVQYDD